GAGACCCTGTAGAGCAAGCGATTATATACGATAGCCAATCAGCAGATGAGCTTGTTTTTTTAGATATTACAGCTAGTTACGAAAAACGCTCAATAATGATTGACGTAGTTTCAGCTTGCGCCCAAAACATATTTATGCCATTAACAGTAGGTGGTGGTATAAGAACAATACAAGACATAAGAAACCTGCTTAAAGCTGGTGCTGATAAAGTTTCTATAAATTCAGCTGCTGTAAGAAACCCTGATTTTTTAAACGAAGCCGTAAAGGTTTTTGGAAGTCAATGTATAGTAGTAGCCATTGATGCAAAAAAAATAGGTAATGATTTTTATGTTTTTATAGATGGTGGCAGAGTAAATACAAATAAAAAAGTTATTGATTGGCTAATTGAAGTCCAGGAAAGAGGTGCTGGCGAAATACTTCTTACCAGTATGGATAAAGATGGCACAAAAGAAGGATACGATTTAGAGTTAACAAAGCTTGTTTGTGAAAATTCAACAATACCCGTTATAGCTTCTGGTGGTGCTGGAAAAATGGAACACATAAAACAGGTTTTTGAAATTGGAGCGGATGCTGCACTAGCTGCATCAATATTTCATTTTGGAGAAATTTCAATCCAAGAAACCAAAAAATACTTATTACAAAACAATATAAACGTGCGAATTTAAAATTGAGTTATTTTTTTGTCGTCTTTTTAACTATATACGGCTTATTTAACGTATATTTTGGTTGGCTTTTTGCTTCAATTTTTAAAAATTCTTATATAAACTCAGTTATTTTTATAATTTTAATATACATGACATTCTCGCTTTTTATAATAAGAAAAATTGAAGAATTTGAAACTCAAATTGCAAGTTTTCTTGCGCATATCAGTTTTTACTGGATGGGTTTTTTAATATTATTTGTATTTTTTTCATTAGTTGCATTTTTATTTGGTTTTATCTACAAACCCTTTTTAGTAAAACAAATAAATTTTGCATTTTCAAGTATTTTAAGTTTAGCTTTTTTATGTTTTGGATATATTAATGCTCAAAAGTTAAATATTAGAACAATAGTAATAAAATCTACAAAAATTCAAAAACCTATACGTATTGTATTTTTTTCCGATTTACATGCCGGACTTATGATAAATAATAAATATGTTAATAAATAA
The sequence above is drawn from the Desulfurella sp. genome and encodes:
- the hisF gene encoding imidazole glycerol phosphate synthase subunit HisF; protein product: MLAKRIIPCLDVKEGRVVKGINFVNLKDAGDPVEQAIIYDSQSADELVFLDITASYEKRSIMIDVVSACAQNIFMPLTVGGGIRTIQDIRNLLKAGADKVSINSAAVRNPDFLNEAVKVFGSQCIVVAIDAKKIGNDFYVFIDGGRVNTNKKVIDWLIEVQERGAGEILLTSMDKDGTKEGYDLELTKLVCENSTIPVIASGGAGKMEHIKQVFEIGADAALAASIFHFGEISIQETKKYLLQNNINVRI